The following DNA comes from Curtobacterium sp. 9128.
GTGCGGTCGACGTCCCCGTGTTCCTCGTCGCGAGGACGACCGACACCCCGACGACGGGCACCCCGATCGCCTGCGGCGGCCTGCGCCCCCTCGGACCAGCGCTCTTCGACGGCACCGCGGTCGAGGTCAAGCGGATGTACGTCGCCCCGGCGGCCCGGGGGTCCGGTGTCGCCGCCGCCGTGCTCCGGGAACTCGAACGGCACGCGGCGCGACTCGGCGCCGAACGGGTCGTCCTCGAGACCGGAACGATGCAGCCCGACGCGATGCGGTTCTACGAGCGCGAGGGGTACACCGCGATCCCGCGCTACGGCCACTACGCCGACTCCGAACTCTCGGTCTGCTACGAGCGGGTCCTGGAGCCCTAGGCTGGCGCCATGGCGCGGATGCTGCGGACGGAACGGGGCCTCGACCGGCTCGTCAACTTCTCCGACGCGACCGTCGCGATCGCGATCACCCTGCTGCTCCTGCCGCTGGTCGACGTCG
Coding sequences within:
- a CDS encoding GNAT family N-acetyltransferase, with amino-acid sequence MWTIDLVPFDDEDAAALRAAQRVELDSRYGSDDHEPGSVPSAVDVPVFLVARTTDTPTTGTPIACGGLRPLGPALFDGTAVEVKRMYVAPAARGSGVAAAVLRELERHAARLGAERVVLETGTMQPDAMRFYEREGYTAIPRYGHYADSELSVCYERVLEP